From the Lactuca sativa cultivar Salinas chromosome 9, Lsat_Salinas_v11, whole genome shotgun sequence genome, the window ttacagaatggtggtactacgttcgaggccaacagttggcagctcaggagagggattgggttcgggatcaggttccgaacTAGTAGATGAGGGGTTATGTGAGTTCATAGCATCAGAGATCACCaaaggtatccttgagtcgacccccatcattttcgggtcgatcaaggaagggatagttgagttgatggaggatcgcctcagggcgtttagGAGTGACCTGACATCTTGCAAGttaggatctcgcacactgtccttcaaggacttcaggggcagtggtgcgccagattttcatggggcaaaggaccccatagccactagacgatggattgcagacatcgagtctacaTAGTTGACtaacttctgccccgaggggtcgaaggtgaggtttgcagcagggtgtttgagagacagagctagagactggtgggagtctgttgatgactcattgggagcctcggccattgaggctatgacatggccaGACTTTGTGGCCCGATTTCGAGCGGAGTTTGCCCATGCAGTGGAGCTCCAACAGTTAGCTAGaaagtttttggatatgagagcAGACGACGAAGACTGTGGCGgggatcaccgccaagttccgggagagggcgttgttggtgacctagtacgcgggtgatgaggatatgaggaggactcgctatcatgacatgctacgagctgatattcgggagcatgtcagtttttccgCTTGCCCTACTCTGGAGTCCATGATCGCcagggcaagggaaagggagattgacctggagcacatccggaagaggaaggttgAGGAGGGGCAggttatgggggcttcggggaagaagcccaagggaccagacGCAGGGCTGAAAGGCCAACAGGGGAGAGGCCGCTGCAAGAAATGCGACAAGACGCACTAGGGAGTgtgcaagttgggatcgtcaAACTGCTATAAGAACGGCAAGTTGGGGCATTTCAGCAAGGATTGTACCGGCCCAACACCTATGATACAAACgtcagagttgttgtgtttccactgcaaccagaggggccacaagaaggccaattgcccccagttggcagcagcagcgccagtgaaggcgccagctccagcgaccctacggATAACTGATGGCCGACAGGACAAGGCGGacgctccagtggtgaggagccgggcatttcagctgactactgaGGAGACACGTGCTGCACCCAATGTAGTGACGGGTATGATTacttccctctattttatttatatgatgcTATAatgttgatatgtgctctgtgtatatgtgtttaggattgttccatgtgaacggtatcccagttcaggtgttgtttgactcgggtgccacccgatcgtttgtttctcttgcgcttagcaagaggttcactgagtcttcaggcatgttagattgccctttagaggtagagattgcctaTGATCGATTAGTGCGAGCATCGGCAATGTTCAGATATTGCgttctgaggttatttgaggagtgctacttggtagacttggttcccattccgttgcgtgggaacaaggtgatcataggcatggattggttgagccctaatggggcgatgatagattgcgcacagctgTTGGTgcagatcaggaccccaagtgggggagagctggtgattcagggcgagaggccacaacgaggaccagccctatgttcagcagcgagagctaggcgttacctccagtagggttgcgcaggttatgtcgcgtatgttagggatacccgggaggcgggtagggCGACGGTGGGCGAGGTGCCCGTTGTGCGAGAGTTcacggacgtattccccgaggagctgcctgggatacctcaggagcgacaggtggagttcaggatccacctagtccctggtgcggctccgagagccaaggcaccataccggttggctcctcccgagatgcaggagttgtctacgcagctgcaggagctactagacaagggatttatcaggccaagtagttcgccttggggagccccgatcctgtttgtaaagaagaaggacgggtcgcatcgtatgtgtacagactatagggagctgaataaggtaacggtgaagaaccgttacccactcccgaggatcgacgacctctttgaccagcttcagggagcatcttggttctccaagattgatttgcattcagggtatcatcagatgagggtcagagaggaggatgtgcagaagatggcgtttcggacgcgttatggccattatgagttcgtggtgatgcctttcgggcacaccaatgctcctgccgcgttcatggatctcatgaaccgcgtgtgtagaccgatgttagaccggtctgtgatagtgtttatcgatgatatcttggtttaccccaagacgcgagagcagcaCAAGGAGCATATGTGAGaagttctggagactttgaggaggaagaacttgtatgctaagttctccaagtgtgagttctggttgcgcgaggagTAGTTCctcggacacctcgtcaaccaggacGGGATCTCAGTGGACCCGCCCAAGGTAGAGgacgtgatgagatgggaagttccgaaatctccatttgagattcggagtttcttgggattagcaggctactataggagattcattcagaatttctccaagatagtcgtacctctgacgcggctgacgaagaaagtcgtggtctttcgatgggggcctgcaTAGCAGGCAGtgttcgagacactgagacagaaattatgcgaggcgccaatcctagccctgccagagggcttGGAGGATTTTGCGGTGTACTgcaatgcgtccatctcagggttGGGCGCAGTGCTGATGCGGAGagggcatgttatcgcctacgcgtcgaggcagctgaagcctcacgaggcgaattacccgacacatgatttggagctggggacTGTTGTGTttgcccttaagatttggcgtcattatcgctatggggttcgttgtaccatcgacacggaccataagagtttgaggtacctcatggatcagctgaatcttaacatgaggcagtgtcgatggttggacgtggtgaaggattatgactgtgagatcctttaccagcCGGGggaggccaatgtggtggccgatgcacttagccacAAAGCAGAGCCAATAAGAGgcgtgtgcatgaggatgacagtggtgaatccgttgttagagcagattcgggaggctcagcaggaggctataaaggaggaacatcggaagagtgagcatataatgggtcaggtttcctccttcgattatgatagccgagggttattgacactacaccgcagggtgtgggtaCCATAtcacgggggtgtgcgccaggttctgatggaggaggcgcacaaatcccgattctccattcatctcggggcgacgaagatgtatagggatcttcgtctggactattggtggccttgcatgaagcgggatgtggcatggtacgtggagcggtgcttgacctgcaggaaggtcaaggccgagcatcaaagaccacacgacaagatgcagtcattggatattccactgtggaaataggaggatattacgatggattttatcaccaagcttcccaggaccgcgcggggagtggattcgatctgggtcatcgtcgatcgactgaccaagagtgcccactttatcccgattcaggagagcatctcggccgagaaattggccgatatctatatcagggagttGGTGGCGCGGCATGGGGTACCAGTTTTGGTGATTTTggatagggatgtgcggttcacttccaggttctggaagaaattccacgacgagttgggtactcgtctgcatttcagcaccgcctttcacccgcagacggatggccaaagcgagcggaccatccagactctggaggacatgctgcAGGCATGTGTTTTATACTTCGGAGGTaactgggatacttaccttccgttggtggagttctcgtataataatagctatcatgcgagtatcaaccgtcctcccttcgagatgttgtatgggaggaggtgcaggacccctatATGTAGGGGCGAGGTTGgctagagggtcatggggagcaccgaagtagtgctcaagacgacatagaggattcagcaggtccggagcaggcttcagactgctcagagtcagcagaaaagttatgccaatAAGCGCAGTTCAGACCTGGAGTTCTAGGTcagagatatggttctcctgaaggtgtcgccttggaaaggcatcatccgattcaggaagcggggcaagttaggCCCAAGGTACATCAgaccattcagggttgtagctcGGGTGGACAGGGTAGCGTACAGGCTGGATCTgctagccgaactcagtcagatccataacactttccacgtctcccagctgcggaagtgcctggtggacgactcagcggtggtacccctagaggatattcaggtggacgacaGCTTGAAATACATTGAGAGGCCagtggcaatcctcgaccggaagtcgaaggatttgaggaacaagagggtggaactcgtgaaggtgcaatggcaacaccggaaggggtcggactggacttgggagccggtggaagagatgatggagcactaccccgagctgtttcaggagtgagcagcagacttcgaggacgaagtctaagataagtgggggagatttgtagcacctggttcttggtacgtattctttgtaATTAACCCCTTTAAACATTTGAAATtttggtcttggactcggcgagttgaaggaccaactcgtcgagtagaagcgggactagacgcgGGATTTAAgcaatgaactcggcgagtcagggaccggactcgacgagtccgtgctgtatggacaaaaaccctaatataagggtttgcaccttatataAGCTCGTTAACTCgacctcccttgtccctaacactctccCAGAGCTGCATAACAAAACCCTAGCCGCTTGtgtgtgttaaggccattttggtgcttttgtgaacTTATGAAGCTTGGAGGGAAGATGAGAAGTGGAGTATTTGacttggggcttgtagatccaagaATCCCATTCCATCTTCAGCTTCATCAAGGTAAAATGCCCCTACTTTGGTCTTTTATTGGATTGTTCATCTTTAGAATATGGATCTTGGGTGCATTTGGGGCTTTTCAAGCCATTTCCGGACTAGAAGGGTGTTATGAGGACTTTGACTCCGGATCTGGACCataagaggggtctcatggcataaaggtgccaactttagggccatgagagccccatgcacattgtagggcactttatatggatttttgagctaaaaaccccatgcatgtgcatcaagtttggaactttacacaTGAAGTGGACACTAGGAGGCCATATCTATAGTTTTGGTATGTCAGatctcatttaaatcgactgCATGGATTGGTCaagattggactcggcgagtccgttctgggactcggcgagtccaaggcataaaGTCCCATATATGTTAAGGGTCTAAAGAACttagttgggtgttagaaggacTATAGAAGGTCAGGAAGGGTGACCCAATGTTATGGACCAAGCCATTATTCGGGATGTTCATGGGAatcggcgagtgcatgagcagactcagagagtccaaggcaatcttcttatggatgaagatgaactcggcgagttgttcatacaactcggcgagtcatggacaaGACCTGTTTATCAGTtgaagaaggactcgacgagttgttcatacaactcggcgagtcggatgaagattcggtcgatgttcatttagaaggaaaactcgtcgagccatcgcctaactcaacgagtagggacGGGTATAAGGGCAGATGGAAGGTTAGggaatcggcgagtcaggccaGCTAGtagatgactttgactttgaatttgactttgacttggtcaggggtaaattggtcgttttaccctaagagtagataacAGTTctaactaagtgttttgtgggaattatagtcggaggatttccggagcagcagcggcagcagatagaggattcccgcacagatcaACAGctattacgaggtgagttaccttccagtagcggtgggtctacgaccacaatgtcggcccatcagtaggagttgtatgattagatgattgtctatgtgatattcaTCTGGGTTTGCCACTACCTGATGTGTTTAATGCGCTAGTGTGATATAATgatatgtgctagtgacagtaaggGAGGTAGTCCCCAAAGTACCGGTCGATaaggccgaaggggtagttatgcacaaccatgctagatagagtatgtgatatgtgttatatggtagtagtaaggggtgaaatagtcctcagtatctgatcgagaggaccgaaggggagaccaacacccatatatgctagtcagcatccggtcgagaggaccaaaggggaggccaacacccagatatgctagccagtatccggtcgagaggaccgaaggggtaggtcgggcacctagatatgcctgacaatatatgtatgttatctggttgtatggtatgtggtacgatgggggaactcactaagcttcgtgcttacagttttcagttttggtttcaggtacctcttcatcgaaggggaaggagctggcgtggtagcggcacatcatacacacacacacacacacacacactgtttTCCGCTTTACGAGcttgttctgggatttgtactctgatattgggTTGTTTTCATACTTTGATTTTCAGACAtgatgtatgttatgaaatggATTGATTAGACAATGATTTAAttacaaatgttttccaaactattgattttaaaagtgaaaattttgggCGTGAAATGTGGGTCTTTACACATCTAGTCGACTccccgaatcgtcgagtcccttctttaaATCCAGTCAGCAAATCGCGATCATACTCGACGATTCTAggcgtctactcgtcgagtccctcttctcgacaaaaataaataatttaaatatgatacctggaattccggatgttacaagaaGCAATGCCAAACAACCACTACATGTATGTTTAAAATCCCGAACTTTACAACATTAATGTTATGCAACAAATCCTTGCTTTGTCGGCATATTCATGACTAATGGAGTCACGAAAGGGGCGGTGAACAGAGACCTCAGACGACGACGATGACTGAGGCGGGACGAAGAAGATAGCAACATCGTTTGAGCATTATATAGGAGCATCATCTGATCACCAAAGAGAGCGGTGAAACCACTTCAACTTTTGTGTAAGCATATTTGGGAATCCGGTGAATCCACTTCCTCTGTGTTTTATGTCTACCTGCAAGAAATTTGTCCCCGATGACACTAACAGTTTTAGTTTTTAGGTATAGGAGATGCAATCGACTATTTCACAAGTAAGTACATTATAGCCAGATGAAGAGTTGAAACTTCCAATTAAGATGTTTGAAAAATCAAATGGGATTTAATACAAAATTTAGGAGctttgtttatttgtttgtttgtttttttttttttttaaattagattTTAGTGTGTGTAAGTGTGTATCTGAGTTGTAGGTTTTTAATGAGTTTATGTATACCCATGTGTGTGTATTTAATTTTGTGTGTATATTGGTTATGTTTGAGTTAGGTTTTTATCGCATGTGAATGTATTTGCATTTGCAACCAAAAAGGTTATTTGTGTGTGTTAACGAGAGGGAGAGAGAATTAGAATGTACGAAAGGAATAATAGAAGTAGGAGATTAGATGGGTGGGATTAAAGTGGTGTAAAGTCGTCAGAAAGAGGGTAAGGAAGTGGATAGGGCTGTAACGAACCGAATGAACACGAACAAGGGCTTGTTCATGTTCCTTCCTTTAAGTTAGCCGAACTAACAAACGAACACGCAAACgagttttcttgttcatgttcgttcatttaacaAATTaccttgttcatgttcgttcgtttatgttcttgaacatgctaaacgaacataaatgaacaaagataaacaaacataattgaacatatataaatataaataaacaatataatatagtaatgtaaAAAAACAATTGAAAATATATGAACATAAGTAAACTCAAACGaacgttcacgaacataaatgaaTGAACAATATCATTGTTTATGTTCGTCCGTTTAACTAAACGAACGGGAATTTgtgttcatttattaaataaatgaatataaacGAACTTTCTGCCGAATGATTCTCAAAACGTTTGGTTCGTTTATAGCCTTAGAAGTGGAGTTTCAAGGAAGAGGGTGGTATGAGCTCTAGGATCATTTACAGTATAGTAATAATTAGTggccattttttattttataattacaaAATCATAGAggaaatataaaaaatacaaaaaagaatttTTGCAGTTTTATGTTAATTAATCCTACACAtctaaataaaacatatatattttttaggGACAAATATAatttagacaaaattacataaatggtcctcatGGTTGACAAAATCGACCAATTATGGTCCTTATGACGAATTCTTTACAcatatggtccctgtggtttcaaaatcttGCAAAGACGGTCCTTTTGACTAACGGCGTTAACTTTTTTAGTTAAGTCCTATATGAAATGACATATTTGCCCTTAATGCATAAGGACGTTTTATGTAATATGTttctaccacagggaccatttatgtaattttctctattatttattactttttttatttattttaattatatatttaaggatttagatttgtttaaatttattgtttaatatatatatatatatatatatatatatatatatatatatatatatatatatatatataaaacattttttaacgttttgctcaaattattttttctaatctttttaacattttcttcaagtaaatttattaatgttttttattttgactttttattcgaatattatttatttatttatttatttttttgacgTTATGAATACATTTTTCAACTATATAaggttgtataattattatttttgtaaactaatttattaacattttttttataaaaaagtgtAAAATGTTTGTTAAATGTGAATAGGATTAGGTAGACATAAGTTGAGCTGAGACTGCCTCATAACGTTGCCGAGAACGACCAGGTCATTTCACATTGAatttaaatgtaattatttcgagttattattatttttttttgtttttagcagTGTTATAAAAAATCACAACGCAAGGGCCTCTAATCGGTCAGGTAACGCTTAGGGATTAATctgagattaatcgggacctagttgtgattttttacaacactgctaaaaacaaaaaaataataactcgaaataattacatttaaatCTAATGTGAAATGACCCGGTCGTTCTCGACAACGTTGTGAGGCGGTCTCAGTGTAGCCTATGTCTACCTAATCTATATTAATCATATTCACGTTAACaaatattttacacttttttataaaaaatgttaataaattagcttacaaaaataataattatacaaccttatatagttaaatatttaaattaaaaaataataattatataacctgataaaagaaaaaaaatgaaaacatagGTGAAAGTGAATTAAGTTACGAATTATAATTACAATAGCCGTGAAATcctttaacaaatataaacatactaTATGTTGAAAAATGTATTCGAACATAACGTCAAAAAAAAATATTCGAATAAAAcgtcaaaataaaaaacattaaaaaatttacttgaagaaaatatcaaaaagattAGAAAAAATAATTTGCGCAAAACGTAAAAAAATGTTAGCAtgcatgtgtgtatatatatatatatatatatatatatatatatatatatatatatatatatatatatatatatatatatatatatatatatatatatatatatatatattaaaaaataaatttaaacaaatctaaatacttaaatatataattaaaataaataaaaaacataattaataATAGAgagaattacataaatggtccctgtggtataaaCATATTACATAAAACGTCCTTATGCATGAAGGGTAAATATGTCATTTCACATAGGACTTAGCTGAAAAAGTTAACGTCGTTAGTCAAAAGGACCATCTTTGCaagattttgaaaccacagggaccatctgtgtaaCGAATTCGTCATAAGGACCATAATTGGTCGATTTTGTCAACCATGAggaccatttatataattttgtcTATAATTTATTCCTAAGCTACTCTTGAATCTACCTGTGCGTCCCAACGAGACTTAACCTTTGAGCTTAAAAAAAAAGAGACAAACACAATATACAATTAGGTCATAATGCCTTTGATATATATGAATAAATGTGATCTTTGAAAATGTTGATTATattcatgattcaaatcaaaagaaCACTGTggattttactcttacatttcctCAAAATTATCATTACCAAATAtagtaatgaaaaaaatataaatcaaataaactaattcaaatCTGAAATTTCTCCATTTTGGACCGGATCTTCTCCTCCAATATCGAAACCTCCATCTCCAACCCAAAAACCCGATTCAACGCCTCCATATTTTCAAGTATGTCATCCAAATCCCGACCTTCATTTTCATCACATCTCAAATGTTGCATAGGCCCATGAAGAATCTTATTCACTATCCCTTTACTAAGATCATGAATCGCTTTCTGATTTTTCTTCGATAATTCCCCACCCATTTTTTCTAAACATTTTTCCATTTCACTCGCTCTAATTCTCTCACCATATGCTCTAAGTTTCTTGATTGTCGACACTGTTTCTAAGGAATCTTTCCAACTTTCAAACTCTTTCACTTCTTCTAGAATGATCGATCGAGCTTCCACAACCTTCCGGAACCTTTCCCGTTTGTTGGATTCCACCACTTCCTTCAAATCATCCACATTATAAACACGAGCTCCTTCAACATCCGATACACATGACTCCACGTTTCTTGGAACCGATATATCTATAAACAACCTTTGATTCACGGGGAATCCTCGGACTTGATCTTTTGTGAAAATTAAGGTTTCCGAAGCCGTACACGTGAAAATAACATCGGAATTTGACGCGTACGAGGTTAAATCCGATAATGGTCGATAAACAATCTCGATATTATCAAATTCTTCGCGTATTTTTGACACTTTATCTTCGGTTCTATTCACAACAACAATCTTTTTGCAGCCTTTTGAAATGAGATGTTTGATGACCAGGTTTCCCATTTTGCCGGCTCCAACTACTAGAACTTTTACAGAAGCGAAAGAATGTTCCGGAAGCTTCATTTGGGCTAGTTCCACGGCGGCTGAACTGACAGAAACCGACCCGGATGAGATTTGGGTCTCGGTTCTGACCCGTTTTCCTACTGTGATTGCGTGCTTAAATAACCCGCTGATTTTTCTATCGAACCCCGGGACTCCTTGACCCACTTTTACAACGTGTTTGACTTGAGAAAGAATTTGACCTTCTCCTAGAACTAAGGAATCGAGCCCTGAAGATACCTCGAATAGGTGTTTTGTGGCTTCTCTTTCGTATAGCAAGAATTGATGCTGACGTATATCAGAAATTGGGACCCCACTAATCTGCAAAAAGAATGTTAAATATAGTCAGATACAGATAACACCGTAACCGTTAACAATTAACATTTAACAGGTAATATGTTacttttaaaaaagttaactCAGGCTAACTGTTAACAGTTAGCATGTTAACTTACCTGTTAAAAGGTTAAATGTAACCTTTGAGTTAACTGTTAACAGCTAGCATGTTAACTGTTAATAGTTAATTTACCTCTTAAAAGGTTGTCAGTTAACATGTTAACCGAATAATCGAGTTAACATGTTAACTGTCAACTGTTAAACGAGTTAACATGTTAACTCTCAACAGTTAACTGTTAACCTTTTTTTAACAGATAATGTGTTAACAAGTAACATTGTTTGTCCACTAGAAAGAATGATATGTATATTGGAATATGGTAAGTACTTTTGACATCCATTCAGTGATTTCTTTAACCCCACGATGTTGGGAGAGTGCTACTGCATATATCTCCATCCTGTTGCAAGTGCTAAGAACAGCGGCTTCTTCTATATGATTCAAGGCACATAATTCAGTAATTACTTGAGGCAATTCTGCTTCTGGAATGGAAAGTTTCTCGCGGATTTCAACCGGTGCTGTGTGAAAACTAAGGCCCACCACCATAATACCACTTTTTTCCTTTGTGTATCCTGCAAAATGCATAAAAAGTTAACTAAAGATCAAAAAGTAAATATACTTCTATTTGTCTATGATATCATATTATATGGATCACATGAATTGCTTTGGAAATTTCAGAATTAATCTCCTAAAGTGCAGATCCATATCCGCATATTTCTAAAGAGAACCATATGAAAGTGATAGAAGAATCATTCACTCGAATAATAAATATATGCTTTCATGAAAAGATTTTCTAAGAACAATACTTCAAATATGCTTTCCTTTGGACAAAAGAAAAGGATCGGACAAAAGAAAAGGAATGATCATAAGTTCATGACATAATTCAGGAAATTTTGTTCTTTCAATAATTCAATTTGATCTAGGTCAACTGATTGCATGAAGAGAAATTTTGTCTACATCAATTTTAGTGATCACAAAATATAACAACAGGcgtaaaataaagtcaaaacggAAAACTCACTTTCAGCAGCAGACGTCTTGAGAAGCTCAAATGCTGAAAAACTGGACGATTTCGATACCGATTCCGATCTCGCGTCAGAACCCGACGCTGCCTCGCATTTTAGGTTTACATATCCTGATCTTCTATCAGAACTGAATGTGCTAACATTAACTGGCTTAAAATTCACGCGAATCCGAGAACCTACATAAGGCAAAGAAGAAGATGCGGTTGAATTACAATGGAGATTGATCATCGtgttggaattggaattggaaccGGAATCATGAAGAACTGCTGAATTGATGAAACGACTAGAAACCACCACCATTATAGAGAGGAGAGACCCAACGACCTtaacaaaccctagaaattgagaTCAGATTAGGTAGATGTGGGGAGGTTGAAGAAATAGAGAGGATTAGTTGAATAGAATCTGTCAATTTGATTAAACATGAAATGGTGCGGCATCTTTGACTCGGTGTTTGTCGTTAGGCCCCCACACGCCTGCTTTTCAAGAACTACTAGAACAGAGGAATTCATCCTAGAGAACGTGACTGTTTGACTTTGTATTGCAGTTGACCCAATTTTATTCCCTTTATTTGCAAAAGTAGTCCCTGGAAAATATTTCACTTTGCACTTTTGTCGCTTACAAATCCTTTTAACATTTGTTCCATTATGAACTACTAATTGAAATAACATTCAAGTCATTGTCGATTGCTAATAATGACCGTTGTTCCAATAATTGAAC encodes:
- the LOC111892988 gene encoding glutamyl-tRNA reductase 2 yields the protein MVVVSSRFINSAVLHDSGSNSNSNTMINLHCNSTASSSLPYVGSRIRVNFKPVNVSTFSSDRRSGYVNLKCEAASGSDARSESVSKSSSFSAFELLKTSAAERYTKEKSGIMVVGLSFHTAPVEIREKLSIPEAELPQVITELCALNHIEEAAVLSTCNRMEIYAVALSQHRGVKEITEWMSKISGVPISDIRQHQFLLYEREATKHLFEVSSGLDSLVLGEGQILSQVKHVVKVGQGVPGFDRKISGLFKHAITVGKRVRTETQISSGSVSVSSAAVELAQMKLPEHSFASVKVLVVGAGKMGNLVIKHLISKGCKKIVVVNRTEDKVSKIREEFDNIEIVYRPLSDLTSYASNSDVIFTCTASETLIFTKDQVRGFPVNQRLFIDISVPRNVESCVSDVEGARVYNVDDLKEVVESNKRERFRKVVEARSIILEEVKEFESWKDSLETVSTIKKLRAYGERIRASEMEKCLEKMGGELSKKNQKAIHDLSKGIVNKILHGPMQHLRCDENEGRDLDDILENMEALNRVFGLEMEVSILEEKIRSKMEKFQI